The Chroicocephalus ridibundus chromosome 3, bChrRid1.1, whole genome shotgun sequence genome has a segment encoding these proteins:
- the LOC134513832 gene encoding protein ELYS-like, whose amino-acid sequence MRDLTAEVTSSLLQFPEVTLQALGEDEGTLGSVLCGRFSGGRNGLAWLARGPHLEVVNCVTGERLSAYRFSGVNEQPPTVRVVKEFSWEKRTGLLVGLEDAEGSVLCLYDLGLSRVVKAVVLPGRVTAIEPIANHGGPSVSTQHLHQSLRWLFGVAAVATDAGHLLLVDLSLDDCSCTQNDIEALDLEVVTKNPAEVAQRRETVTSEGRHLCFQLQNASGTAVSALCYISRSNQLVVGFSDGYLSLWNMKTLKREHHSQLEGGRIPVYAVTFQEPENDPRNCCYLWAVQSTQESEGDVVSLHLLQLAFGDRKRVASGQVMYEGLQYRGEKFSLDLTGGVFPLRGQMSTKLISCQTVEKFRSDVDGEDSVNEVTSPDTSVSIFSWQVNTYGQGKPSTYLGVFDINRWYSAQMPDSLRPEEFPHECPYFALWSLDTVGSVTSPKLLLDILVHERSLSRGVPPSYPPPERFFHPGNYNFDGTCLLTSGVVHMTCTGFQKETLNFLKKSGPSIWEAIQESYNRCLVAGLLSPRPVDVQPSSLSQEEQLEAVLSAAVQTGSVGLLTGCIKHWISEEQPRSAGNLRFVLEWTWNQVISTKEEFDQICVPLFDGSCNFIDAQTLRSLQRCQLLLSNLSTVLNCFLTEAQELTGKGFADVTNKQAVTGLISLYARVVIWFCRSGLLPEGLDDDTCLSRPFYNYPLIESCYTGQRQKLERLSRGKWDSDCLMVDGMVSQLGDQVEKLWRRDAGGTGKYPPASLHALLDLYLLENIEENCKHAITIYLLLDIKRSFPSETETSVDSFATAFGMPWGLVKLVEGFWLLDHNDYENSLALLFHPATIKTASWQHKRIIQSLLCQGEHGQALRYIQLMRPPTASSGEVQLLLTVLLSNRCMVEAWGLLHQHAAQANLEDLLKHMYEMCREMGLMEDLLKLPFTDTEQECLEKFLRTSAGVQNQEFLLVYHLQRANYIAALELNQSMNVNLMNDGDHRLTDRAVARNSLLAQYGKILPRIERQLAVERAKLYHLPALASREVSRPKPLTPVRKQAKAGNVRRRPNFLAKILSRIKES is encoded by the exons atgcgagacctaacagctgaggtaacgagcagtctgctgcagtttccagaggtgactcttcaggcacttggggaagatgagggaaccctcggctctgtgctgtgcgggaggttttctggag ggagaaacggcctggcgtggttggcacgtggtcctcaccttgaggtggtgaactgtgtgacaggagagcggctctctgcgtaccgtttcagtggagtcaatgaacagcctcccactgttcgtgtggtgaaggagttttcctgggagaagagaactggactgctggttgggttggaagacgcagagggaagtgttctctgtctgtacgaccttggactctcaagagtggttaaagcagttgttcttcccgggagg gtaaccgctatagaacccatagcgaatcacggaggacccagcgtgagcactcagcacctccatcagagtctgcgatggctctttggggtggcagcagtggctacagatgctggccatctgcttctggttgaccttagtttggatgattgctcctgcactcagaatgatatcgaagcattgg atctagaagttgtcactaaaaatcctgctgaagttgcacaaagaagagaaactgtgaccagcgaagggagacatctctgttttcaactacaaaatgcttccggaacagcagtatcagccctgtgctacataagcagaagcaaccagctcgttgtgggtttctcggatggctacctgtcgctctggaatatgaaaactttgaagagaga gcaccactctcagcttgaaggagggaggattcctgtctatgctgtcacttttcaagagcctgagaatgatcctcgcaattgttgctacttgtgggctgttcagtctacgcaggaaag tgaaggtgatgtggtgagtttacacctgctgcagttagcgtttggcgacagaaaacgcgtggcctcaggacaagtcatgtatgag ggtttgcaataccgtggcgaaaagttcagtttagatctcacgggtggagtctttcccttgagaggccagatgagtactaaattaatcagctgccagactgtcgaaaaattccgcagcgacgttgacggagaggatagcgtaaatgaag tcacgtctcctgacaccagtgtctcgatcttcagttggcaagtgaatacgtacggtcagggaaaaccatctacttacctgggtgtatttgacattaatcgctggtattctgctcaaatgccagattcgctaag gccggaagaattccctcatgagtgcccctattttgcactgtggtcgctggataccgtagggagcgtgacttctccgaagctccttttggatattctggtccatgagcggagtctaagtcggggagttcctccttcttatccaccacctgagcggttttttcatccaggcaactataactttg atggtacgtgcttgctgacctccggagtcgttcacatgacttgcaccggcttccagaaggag accttgaattttttgaagaaatctggcccttcaatatgggaagccattcaggagagctacaataggtgtcttgtagctggcttgctgtctccaagaccagttgacgtccagccatccagtttgagtcag gaggagcagctggaagcagtattgtcagctgctgtccagacaggttctgtgggacttctgactggatgcattaaacattggatatctgaag agcagccaaggtctgctggtaatttacggtttgttcttgagtggacatggaaccaagtgatctctacaaaggaagaatttgaccaaatct gtgttccgctgtttgatggctcttgcaacttcattgacgcccagacattacggtctctccagcgctgccagttgcttttgagcaaccttagcacggtcttaaactgttttctcacagaagcacaagagcttactggaaaag gttttgcagacgtgacaaataagcaagcggtaaccggcctcatttctttgtatgcacgagtggtcatctggttctgtcgatccggtctccttccagagggtttag atgacgatacgtgtttgtcaagacctttctacaattatcctctgattgagagctgctatactggtcagcgacagaaacttgagcgtttatcaag aggaaaatgggactcggactgcttgatggttgatggaatggtttcccagttaggagaccaagtggagaagctgtggcggagagatgcaggaggaactgggaaatacccgcctgccagtttgcat gcactgctggatctctatttgctagaaaacattgaagaaaactgcaaacacgcaatt acaatttacttgctgctggatatcaagcgttcctttccgagtgagacagagacttcagtcgactcctttgcaactgcctttggcatgccttggggacttgttaagcttgttgaaggtttttggcttctagatcacaatgattacgaa aattcactggccctgctctttcatcccgctacaatcaaaacggcgtcatggcagcacaagagaattattcagtccctcctgtgccaaggggagcatgggcaagccctcagatacatccagctgatgaggccacccacggcaagcagcggggaagtgcagcttctcctcactgtgttgctctccaatag gtgcatggtggaggcttggggtctgttgcaccaacatgccgctcaggcaaacttagaagacctcttaaaacacatgtacgaaatgtgccgggagatgggcctgatggaagacttgctgaagctgcccttcacagacaccgaacaa gagtgtttggagaagtttttaaggaccagtgctggtgttcagaatcaagaattccttttagtctaccatctgcagcgtgccaactacattgcagcactagagctgaatcaatccatgaatgtcaatcttatg aacgacggcgatcatcgcttgaccgacagagcagttgccagaaattctctattagcccaatatggcaagatccttccacgaattgaaaggcagctggccgtagagagagccaagctttaccatttgcctgcactggcctcaagagaag tctcaagaccaaagccattaactccagtaagaaaacaagctaaagcaggaaatgtgcgtcgaagaccaaattttctggcgaaaatattgtccagaattaaagaatcc
- the LOC134512964 gene encoding protein ELYS-like has protein sequence MTSRLYVIACVLHATNDHDPRLRERAVARNSALPQYGKILPRVQRKLAVERAKPYHLPASVVREVSRPTPLSTVTNPANAGHLCTRENFLSAVLCKTGEVWEGNEQETGFSRVDRLPDLMVHPVPSCSAAQSPCRASTSFMPSSPPRSNMHGSISQNNFSGGSELNLLTTPPVVKRAKVLATSASGVPGFTPRSILRSNLRTTPLATPSASPGRSVTPPLRAKKPRVSFREENSNAEWTVGELPTKEEEDAEYTESVGKQKLKRGRTAKSKMKKASKKC, from the exons ATGACGAGTAGGTTGTATGTCATCGCTTGTGTCTTGCACGCAACT AATGATCATGATCCTCGCTTGAGAGAGAGGGCAGTTGCCCGAAATTCTGCATTaccccaatatggcaagatccttccacgagTTCAAAGgaagctggccgtagagagagccaagccttACCATTTGCCTGCGTCGGTCGTAAGAGAAG tctcaagaccaacgCCATTATCCACAGTAACAAACCCAGCTAATGCAGGACATTTGTGTACTAGAGAAAATTTCCTCAGTGCTGTATTGTGCAAAACTGGAGaagtctgggaaggaaatgagcaggaaacCGGTTTCTCACGAGTTGATAG GTTGCCTGATTTGATGGTCCATCCTGTTCCTTCatgttctgcagcacagtcacCATGCAGAGCTTCCACTTCGTTCATGCCATCCAGCCCACCGAGATCAAATATGCATGGTTCCatctcacaaaataatttttcaggaggcTCAGAGCTGAATTTACTTACCACTCCTCCTGTGGTtaag agagctAAAGTTTTGGCCACATCTGCTTCTGGTGTTCCTGGGTTTACTCCTCGGTCTATTCTCAGATCCAACCTTCGCACCACTCCCCTAGCTACTCCCTCCGCGTCTCCGGGACGATCGGTCACTCCTCCTTTACGAGCAAAGAAACCTAGAGTATCATTCAGGGAGGAGAACTCGAACGCAGAATGGACTGTTGGG GAGCTTCCGACtaaagaggaagaggatgccGAATATACAGAGTCTGTGGGAAAGCAAAAATTGAAGAGAGGTagaactgcaaaatcaaaaatgaagaaagcaagcaa gaaatgttga
- the LOC134512966 gene encoding saccharopine dehydrogenase-like oxidoreductase has product MCPDANLCWLLRPGCGSSARGGWWWGRGPGRPYELVAFGASGFTGQFVVEEVARAEAGGELRGGLRWAVAGRSREKLRAVLERAAERLGKAALGAEVGLLLCDVGDAASLAAMARQTRLVLNCVGPLLCWLQQFILPVILRAKIRTKTTES; this is encoded by the exons ATGTGCCCGGATGCCAACCTGTGCTGGCTGCTCCGG CCAGGCTGCGGCTCCTCTGCCCGTGGTGGTTGGTGGTGGGGCCGGGGGCCTGGGCGGCCCTACGAGCTGGTGGCGTTCGGGGCTTCGGGCTTCACCGGCCAGTTCGTGGTGGAGGAGGTGGCGCGGGCGGAGGCCGGCGGGGAGCTGCGCGGCGGCCTGCGCTGGGCCGTGGCCGGGCGGAGCCGGGAGAAGCTGCGGGCGGTGCTGGAGCGGGCGGCCGAGAGGCTGG GGAAGGCGGCGCTCGGGGCGGAGGTCGGCCTGCTGCTCTGCGATGTGGGCGACGCGGCCTCGCTGGCCGCCATGGCGAGGCAGACCCGGCTGGTGCTCAACTGCGTGGGCCCG ctcctttgctggctgcagcagtttattttacctgTAATTCTGCGCGCGAAGATCCGAACAAAGACGACGGAgtc gtaa